The Desulfocurvus vexinensis DSM 17965 genome includes a window with the following:
- a CDS encoding PAAR domain-containing protein, with protein MSSQARLGDISSHGGVIITGASRTLDNGMPVARMGDLHVCPIPGHGVTPIVTGSFDTITEGLPNARIGDITACGAIIVTGSPDTIDN; from the coding sequence ATGAGCTCCCAGGCTCGACTTGGCGACATCAGCAGTCACGGCGGCGTCATCATCACCGGGGCAAGCCGAACGCTGGACAACGGCATGCCGGTGGCCCGCATGGGGGACCTGCACGTCTGTCCCATCCCGGGGCATGGTGTGACGCCCATCGTGACCGGCAGTTTCGACACCATCACCGAAGGATTGCCCAACGCCCGCATCGGCGACATCACCGCCTGCGGAGCCATCATCGTCACTGGCAGTCCCGACACCATCGACAACTGA